A stretch of Candidatus Sulfotelmatobacter sp. DNA encodes these proteins:
- a CDS encoding PLP-dependent aminotransferase family protein has protein sequence MASRRATDDLVALSMLRLERTSSASMRQQLFLRVRDSIVARALAPGARMPSTRTVAARLGVSRNTVADVFAQLVAEGYCVARRGSGTFVAAVAPLPAPATMPTAWERASLRGRLLAGEDIRLRLTAKLPIAFQPGIPALDAFPFETWARLAGKVVRRSAREQIGYGEAGGYGPLRDAIAAELRTQKQIACSRDQVIVVSGAQQAIDLVGRLMLDPGDDVWIEDPASPATRTTLRGAGANLVAIPVDADGLDVEEGVARSPRARLAYVTSGRQWPLGPVLSRSRRDALLAWANHADAWIVEDEYDSALRFEDDAPPRLATLDQQRRVIWVGTFSITLFPALRLAYLVAPDGLVDAFSAAKTVADRQTATLEQAILAEFMYDGHYVRHLERMRELYAERRAQLIAALGRATDIAPRVPSAGLTVVLPLPGRDDVAVADGAAGVDVSAPALSRYYLGRPTSGLLLGFGAVQRAAIERAARRLGAVVAG, from the coding sequence ATGGCGTCTCGACGGGCCACGGACGATCTGGTCGCGCTCTCGATGCTGCGGCTCGAGCGCACGTCGTCGGCCTCGATGCGGCAGCAACTGTTCTTGCGGGTGCGCGATTCGATCGTGGCGCGAGCACTGGCGCCGGGGGCGCGGATGCCCTCGACGCGCACCGTCGCTGCGCGGCTGGGCGTCTCGCGCAACACGGTCGCCGACGTGTTCGCCCAGCTGGTCGCCGAAGGATACTGCGTGGCGCGGCGCGGCTCGGGGACGTTCGTCGCCGCGGTCGCGCCACTGCCGGCGCCCGCGACGATGCCGACGGCCTGGGAGCGCGCCTCGTTGCGCGGGCGGCTGTTGGCGGGCGAGGACATCCGTCTGCGGCTGACGGCGAAACTGCCGATCGCGTTCCAGCCCGGTATTCCGGCACTGGACGCGTTTCCGTTCGAAACGTGGGCGCGGCTGGCCGGCAAGGTCGTGCGGCGCTCGGCGCGCGAGCAGATCGGCTACGGCGAGGCCGGTGGCTACGGCCCGCTGCGCGATGCGATCGCCGCCGAGCTGCGCACGCAGAAGCAGATCGCGTGCAGCCGCGATCAGGTGATCGTCGTCTCCGGCGCGCAGCAGGCCATCGATCTGGTCGGCCGGCTGATGCTCGATCCCGGCGACGACGTCTGGATCGAAGACCCGGCCTCGCCGGCGACGCGCACGACGTTGCGCGGCGCCGGCGCGAACTTGGTTGCGATTCCGGTCGACGCGGACGGGCTCGACGTCGAGGAGGGCGTCGCTCGCAGCCCGCGTGCGCGGCTCGCCTACGTGACCAGCGGCCGCCAGTGGCCGCTCGGCCCGGTGCTCTCGCGCTCGCGTCGCGACGCGCTGCTGGCGTGGGCGAACCACGCCGACGCCTGGATCGTCGAGGATGAGTACGACAGCGCGCTGCGCTTCGAGGACGACGCGCCGCCGCGGTTGGCCACGCTCGATCAGCAGCGGCGCGTGATCTGGGTCGGGACCTTCAGCATCACGCTGTTTCCGGCGCTGCGGCTCGCGTATCTGGTGGCGCCCGACGGCCTGGTCGACGCGTTCAGCGCCGCCAAAACGGTCGCCGACCGGCAGACCGCGACGCTCGAGCAGGCGATCTTGGCCGAGTTCATGTACGACGGTCACTACGTGCGGCACCTCGAGCGTATGCGCGAGCTCTACGCCGAACGGCGCGCCCAACTGATCGCGGCGTTGGGCCGCGCGACGGACATCGCGCCGCGGGTGCCGTCGGCCGGTTTGACGGTCGTGCTGCCGCTGCCGGGGCGCGACGACGTCGCCGTCGCGGACGGTGCCGCCGGCGTCGACGTCAGTGCGCCCGCGCTGAGCCGCTACTATCTGGGCCGCCCGACCTCGGGCCTGCTGCTCGGTTTCGGCGCCGTGCAGCGGGCCGCGATCGAGCGCGCGGCCCGCCGTCTGGGTGCGGTAGTGGCTGGCTGA
- a CDS encoding MFS transporter has protein sequence MRFGRPPAHGPRTSVAALVPIYGVTVVDVLGTMIMVPLLPYLAQHYGANGLTVGTILTTSGVAGVVAAPVWGSVSDKLGRKRIVLLAQIVSLVGYVLLALSHSLAMIFVARAIAGFGSGGIGVTQSYIADVTAQEDRDRAYALFGAVFGLGIVLGPVLGGGLIRFGFAAPFAAAALIELITIALTLLFLPEPPRRAGTRASLREAGGIVARDPAVRSLVVRHTLFIFAVTSFFAVFSLYLQRELHVGPQLSSGLLAGAGFVGGITLVVLVGPLARRFGDAAVAQGGFVLLALAYVGLAFIRQLEFFGVALGLWAIGAASVEPTLTAQLSRAAPARERGAILGFNDAASNLALVVAPVLGGEAIDVNPHVVGILPAAAVALAFGIGVLRRAEDRRVARANA, from the coding sequence ATGCGATTCGGGCGCCCGCCTGCGCACGGTCCGCGCACCAGCGTCGCGGCGCTGGTGCCGATTTACGGCGTCACCGTCGTCGACGTGCTGGGCACGATGATCATGGTGCCGCTGTTGCCGTATCTCGCGCAGCACTACGGCGCGAACGGGCTGACCGTCGGCACGATCTTGACCACGTCCGGCGTGGCCGGCGTCGTCGCCGCGCCGGTTTGGGGCAGCGTCAGCGACAAGCTCGGCCGCAAGCGGATCGTGCTGCTCGCGCAGATCGTCTCGCTGGTGGGTTACGTCTTGCTGGCGCTCTCTCACTCGCTCGCGATGATCTTCGTCGCGCGCGCGATTGCCGGGTTCGGCAGCGGCGGTATCGGGGTAACGCAGTCGTACATCGCCGACGTCACCGCGCAGGAAGATCGCGATCGCGCCTACGCCTTGTTCGGTGCGGTCTTCGGCCTGGGAATCGTGCTCGGGCCGGTGCTCGGGGGTGGGCTGATCCGTTTCGGGTTCGCCGCCCCGTTCGCGGCCGCGGCGCTCATCGAGCTGATCACGATCGCGCTCACGCTGCTCTTCTTACCCGAGCCGCCGCGGCGCGCGGGCACGCGCGCGAGCTTGCGCGAGGCGGGCGGGATCGTCGCCCGGGACCCGGCCGTTCGCAGCCTGGTCGTGCGCCACACGCTGTTCATCTTCGCGGTGACCTCGTTCTTCGCGGTGTTCTCGCTGTATCTGCAGCGCGAGCTGCACGTCGGCCCGCAGCTCTCGAGCGGGTTGCTGGCCGGTGCCGGCTTCGTCGGCGGCATCACCTTGGTCGTCTTGGTCGGGCCGCTGGCGCGCCGCTTCGGCGACGCGGCCGTCGCGCAGGGCGGCTTCGTGCTGCTCGCGCTCGCGTACGTCGGGCTGGCGTTCATTCGCCAGCTCGAGTTCTTCGGCGTCGCGCTCGGGCTGTGGGCGATCGGCGCGGCCAGCGTCGAACCCACGCTCACCGCGCAGCTTTCCCGCGCGGCGCCCGCGCGCGAGCGCGGCGCGATTCTCGGCTTCAACGACGCTGCCAGCAACCTGGCGCTGGTCGTCGCGCCGGTTCTCGGCGGCGAGGCGATCGACGTCAACCCGCACGTGGTCGGCATCCTGCCGGCCGCGGCGGTCGCCTTGGCCTTCGGGATCGGCGTCCTGCGGCGCGCGGAAGACCGGCGCGTCGCGCGCGCCAACGCCTAG
- a CDS encoding MFS transporter: MAAPITTNVPFRLDRLPWARWHWAVVVGLGITWILDGLEVTIVGTIAPILTTSAGLSLTSTQTGLAATAYLVGACGGALVFGALTDRLGRKRLFLVTLTWYLVATALTALSWNFASFACFRLLAGAGIGGEYSAVNSAIDELIPARRRGVADIAINGSWWIGTLLGALLSLPLLDARLIPARLGWRLAFGLGVILALSVLFVRRGLPESPRWLIAHGRAAEAEAIVREIEARVERETGCALAVPERTIAIDPSRRHGLRATVRTLVRTYPRRTALVLTLMITQAFLYNAVFFDQGLQLTTFFHVAPSTVGLYVFPFAIGNVLGALVLGHFFDTIGRKRMIAGCYLASGAVMTLTIVLLLRGALDATSLTLWWAVMFFFASAGASAAYLTVSEIFPLETRAGAIAVVYAVGTLVGGAVAPPLFGALIGTGRPALLALAWAVGAALMFVGGVVELLLGVDAERTALEDVAAPLTAVAAG, encoded by the coding sequence TTGGCCGCGCCGATCACGACGAACGTCCCCTTTCGCCTCGACCGTCTGCCGTGGGCGCGCTGGCATTGGGCCGTGGTCGTCGGCCTGGGGATCACCTGGATCCTCGACGGCCTCGAGGTCACCATCGTCGGCACGATCGCGCCGATCCTCACCACCAGCGCCGGCCTCTCGCTGACGAGCACGCAGACCGGCCTCGCCGCGACGGCGTACCTGGTGGGCGCGTGCGGCGGCGCGCTGGTCTTCGGCGCGCTGACCGATCGACTGGGGCGCAAGCGGCTGTTCCTGGTCACCCTCACTTGGTATCTGGTGGCGACGGCACTCACCGCGCTCTCGTGGAACTTCGCCAGCTTCGCGTGCTTCCGGCTGTTGGCCGGGGCCGGCATCGGAGGCGAGTACAGCGCGGTCAACTCGGCGATCGACGAGCTGATCCCGGCGCGCCGCCGCGGCGTCGCCGACATCGCGATCAACGGTTCGTGGTGGATCGGCACGCTGCTGGGCGCGCTGCTCTCGCTGCCGCTGCTCGACGCGCGGCTGATCCCCGCCCGGCTGGGGTGGCGGCTCGCGTTCGGCCTGGGCGTGATCCTCGCGCTGAGCGTGCTGTTCGTGCGCCGCGGCCTGCCCGAGAGCCCGCGCTGGCTGATCGCGCACGGCCGCGCCGCCGAAGCCGAAGCGATCGTGCGCGAGATCGAAGCGCGGGTCGAGCGCGAGACGGGCTGCGCGCTCGCGGTGCCGGAGCGCACGATCGCGATCGATCCGTCGCGCCGGCACGGCTTGCGCGCCACCGTCCGCACGTTGGTGCGCACCTACCCGCGCCGCACCGCGCTGGTCCTGACGCTGATGATCACGCAAGCCTTCCTCTACAACGCCGTCTTCTTCGACCAAGGCCTGCAATTGACCACGTTCTTCCACGTCGCGCCGAGCACGGTCGGCCTGTACGTCTTTCCGTTCGCGATCGGCAACGTGCTCGGTGCGCTGGTGCTGGGACACTTCTTCGACACGATCGGACGCAAGCGGATGATCGCGGGCTGCTACCTCGCCAGCGGCGCGGTGATGACGCTGACGATCGTGCTGCTCCTGCGCGGCGCCCTCGACGCGACCTCGCTCACCCTGTGGTGGGCGGTGATGTTCTTCTTCGCCAGCGCCGGCGCCAGCGCCGCGTACTTGACGGTGAGCGAGATCTTTCCGCTCGAGACGCGCGCCGGCGCGATCGCGGTGGTCTACGCGGTCGGCACGCTGGTCGGCGGCGCGGTCGCCCCGCCGCTGTTCGGCGCCCTGATCGGAACCGGCCGTCCCGCACTGCTGGCGCTCGCTTGGGCCGTCGGCGCCGCGCTGATGTTCGTGGGCGGCGTGGTCGAGCTGCTGCTGGGCGTCGACGCCGAGCGCACCGCGCTCGAAGACGTGGCCGCACCGTTGACCGCGGTGGCGGCCGGCTGA
- the treS gene encoding maltose alpha-D-glucosyltransferase: MAEVTLNGDRFWYRDAIVYQTHVKAFQDANGDGIGDVRGLTARLDYLAELGITALWLLPFFPSPLRDDGYDISDYLGVHPAYGTLEDVKRLVNEAHDRGIRVIAELVVNHTSDQHPWFQRARRAPAGSPERDYYVWSDDDRRYAGTRIIFTDTETSNWAWDPLAGAYYWHRFFSHQPDLNFQNPEVVGAIVHVMRYWSAIGIDGFRLDAVPYLCEREGTNNENLPETHGVIKVLRAVLEEEFPDSIFLAEANQWPEDLSSYFGEGDECHMCFHFPLMPRLFMAVADEDRYPVHDILRQTPPIPEGCQWAVFLRNHDELTLEMVSERERDRLNAVYAIEPRMRLNVGIRRRLAPLLENDRRRIELLNGLLMSMPGTPVIYYGDEIGMGDNLFLKDRDGVRTPMQWSPDRNGGFSTAEPVRLYAPAVTDPTYGYEALNVEAQARNASSLLNWMRRLIAVRKATQVFGRGSITLLYPNNRHVLAYLREYQDETILVVANLAHSAQAVQLDLATFAGRAPFELLGSTAFPPIATTPYTITLGPYGFFWFALLPDPRGTGASIRSSALPELPTIVVPRAALALDRWARAVVDSDVVPLALGASEHGRVRDVFVAPESDGLAFVVLGDGQRRVSLPLRFVWDAPVRENAIARARSGPREGWIVDAATDATTAPLVERAMRAGVVLHDEGRLEFALEGEALPEADAESSQRLGSTTGAQRWILDDERLVTLYRQMPRVQNSAVAFMRHLRERGFVHAPQLLGTASVVDADGVRWIAATSQTYVPHPIDADASLRDILRAGTVDERLIRSAHMIAEALAGLHRALAEPGADPSFGTHPLGPDDLRRWRNDAQGDLDALVQAGVEGVIAVREQIAAAIAMLPGQIDARASRAHGRLVLRRVLLVEGQPVFVGFGERVDDRSSPLKDVASLARSYDEVLREALFVPAREGGTSVMREAARDVVARALTAFHERYAQAADDLASVPHDPVQRAQLIAFFRVRGALRDVREALARRPAALAGAVEALRLECS; encoded by the coding sequence ATGGCGGAGGTGACCCTCAACGGTGACCGCTTTTGGTACCGCGACGCCATCGTGTACCAAACCCACGTCAAGGCGTTCCAAGACGCCAACGGCGACGGGATCGGCGACGTCCGCGGGCTGACCGCGCGGCTGGATTACCTGGCGGAGCTGGGCATCACCGCCTTGTGGCTGCTGCCGTTCTTCCCCTCACCGCTGCGGGACGACGGCTACGACATCAGCGACTACCTGGGCGTCCATCCCGCGTACGGAACGCTCGAGGACGTGAAGCGGCTCGTGAACGAAGCGCACGACCGCGGCATCCGCGTCATCGCCGAGCTGGTCGTCAACCACACCTCCGACCAGCACCCGTGGTTTCAGCGCGCGCGGCGCGCGCCGGCCGGCTCACCGGAGCGAGACTACTACGTCTGGTCCGACGACGATCGCCGCTATGCCGGGACGCGCATCATCTTCACCGACACCGAGACCTCGAACTGGGCCTGGGATCCGCTGGCGGGCGCGTACTATTGGCACCGCTTCTTCTCCCACCAGCCCGACCTCAATTTCCAGAACCCCGAGGTCGTCGGCGCGATCGTCCACGTGATGCGCTATTGGTCGGCGATCGGGATCGACGGTTTCCGGCTCGACGCGGTGCCGTACCTGTGCGAGCGCGAAGGCACCAACAACGAGAACCTGCCCGAGACCCACGGCGTGATCAAGGTGCTGCGCGCGGTGCTCGAGGAGGAGTTCCCGGACAGCATCTTCCTGGCCGAGGCGAACCAGTGGCCTGAAGATCTCTCCTCGTATTTCGGCGAGGGCGACGAGTGCCACATGTGCTTTCACTTCCCGCTCATGCCGCGACTGTTCATGGCCGTCGCCGACGAGGACCGCTATCCCGTCCACGACATCTTGCGCCAGACGCCGCCGATTCCCGAGGGCTGCCAGTGGGCGGTGTTCCTGCGCAACCACGACGAGCTCACGCTCGAGATGGTCAGCGAGCGCGAGCGCGACCGTCTCAACGCCGTCTACGCGATCGAGCCGCGCATGCGGCTCAACGTCGGCATCCGGCGGCGCTTGGCGCCGCTGCTCGAGAACGACCGCCGCCGCATCGAGCTGCTGAACGGCCTGCTGATGTCGATGCCGGGAACGCCCGTCATCTACTACGGTGACGAGATCGGAATGGGCGACAACCTGTTTCTCAAGGACCGCGACGGGGTGCGCACGCCGATGCAGTGGTCGCCCGACCGCAACGGCGGCTTCTCGACCGCCGAGCCGGTGCGCCTGTACGCGCCGGCCGTCACCGATCCCACCTACGGCTACGAGGCACTCAACGTCGAGGCACAAGCGCGCAACGCGTCCTCGCTGCTCAACTGGATGCGGCGGCTGATCGCGGTGCGCAAGGCGACGCAGGTTTTCGGCCGCGGCTCGATCACGCTGCTCTACCCGAACAACCGGCACGTGTTGGCGTACTTGCGCGAGTACCAGGACGAGACGATCCTGGTCGTCGCGAACCTGGCCCACAGCGCACAAGCCGTGCAGCTCGACCTGGCCACGTTCGCCGGCCGCGCCCCGTTCGAGCTGCTCGGCTCGACCGCGTTTCCGCCGATCGCGACGACGCCCTACACGATCACGCTCGGACCCTACGGCTTCTTCTGGTTCGCGCTGCTGCCGGATCCGCGCGGCACCGGCGCCTCGATCCGCTCGAGCGCGTTGCCCGAACTGCCCACGATCGTCGTGCCGCGCGCCGCGCTGGCGCTCGACCGGTGGGCGCGCGCGGTCGTCGACAGCGACGTCGTTCCGCTGGCGCTAGGCGCTTCCGAGCACGGTCGCGTGCGCGACGTCTTCGTCGCGCCCGAAAGCGACGGTCTGGCGTTCGTCGTGCTCGGCGACGGCCAGCGGCGCGTCTCGCTGCCGCTGCGCTTCGTGTGGGACGCGCCGGTGCGTGAGAACGCGATCGCGCGCGCGCGCAGCGGACCGCGCGAGGGCTGGATCGTCGACGCCGCGACCGACGCGACGACCGCGCCGCTGGTCGAACGCGCGATGCGTGCCGGCGTCGTGCTGCACGACGAAGGCCGGCTCGAGTTCGCGCTCGAGGGCGAAGCCCTCCCCGAGGCCGACGCCGAGAGCTCGCAGCGGCTCGGCTCGACGACCGGCGCGCAGCGCTGGATCCTCGACGACGAGCGGCTGGTCACGCTCTACCGCCAGATGCCCCGGGTGCAGAACAGCGCGGTCGCCTTCATGCGCCACCTCCGCGAGCGCGGCTTCGTGCATGCGCCCCAGCTGCTGGGCACGGCCAGCGTCGTCGATGCCGACGGCGTGCGTTGGATCGCCGCGACCTCGCAAACGTACGTTCCGCACCCGATCGACGCCGACGCTTCGCTGCGCGACATCCTGCGAGCCGGGACCGTCGACGAGCGGCTGATTCGCAGCGCGCACATGATCGCCGAAGCGTTGGCCGGGCTGCACCGCGCGCTGGCCGAGCCCGGCGCCGATCCGAGCTTCGGGACGCACCCGCTGGGGCCGGACGATCTGCGGCGCTGGCGCAACGACGCGCAGGGCGACCTCGACGCGCTGGTGCAGGCCGGCGTCGAAGGGGTGATCGCGGTGCGCGAACAGATCGCGGCCGCGATCGCGATGCTCCCGGGCCAGATCGACGCGCGCGCCTCACGCGCGCACGGCCGGCTCGTCCTGCGGCGCGTGCTGCTGGTCGAGGGACAACCGGTCTTCGTCGGCTTCGGCGAACGCGTCGACGACCGCAGCTCACCGCTCAAGGACGTCGCCTCGCTGGCCCGCTCCTACGACGAAGTGCTGCGCGAAGCGCTGTTCGTGCCCGCGCGGGAAGGCGGGACGAGCGTGATGCGCGAGGCGGCGCGTGACGTCGTCGCGCGCGCACTGACCGCGTTCCACGAGCGCTACGCGCAAGCGGCGGACGATCTCGCCAGCGTCCCGCACGATCCCGTCCAGCGCGCGCAGCTGATCGCGTTCTTCCGCGTACGGGGCGCGTTGCGCGACGTGCGCGAGGCGCTGGCGCGCCGGCCGGCGGCGTTGGCCGGTGCCGTCGAGGCGCTCCGGCTGGAGTGCTCGTGA
- the treZ gene encoding malto-oligosyltrehalose trehalohydrolase, with translation MQRFAHAMPFGAELRADGAAFRLWAPGRKAARVIVDGAEHALTAREDGWFERDVAGVRAGARYAFAFPDVGHLIPDPAARFQPDGVHAPSVLIDPHAYSWREPRWRGRPWHEIVLYELHVGTFTAAGTYHAASERLDELVELGVTAIELMPLAQPAGARNWGYDGVLPFAPQAAYGSPDELKALIDAAHAHGLCVFLDVVYNHFGPEGNYLHVYAPTFFTERHHTPWGAAIDVDGESAATVREFFVQNALYWLREYRFDGLRLDAVHEIKDDSPRPFLDELAARVHAGVEPDRHVQLVLENDANEARFLDRYDAQWNDDLHHALHVLATGEHDGYYRDYARAPARHLARALAEGFAYQGESSEHRAGAPRGEPSAHLPTTAFVDFVQNHDQIGNRAFGERLDALAPIPAVRAAGAIVLLAPAVPLLFMGEEWAASTPFLFFSDFGPELGAAVTEGRRREFAAWPAFADPQVRERIPDPQDPATMRASVLRWDERSELVHAAALAHHRELLDLRARAIVPRLALGAAHGEHHEALDERTVRVRWRFADGTPLELTARIDGARSAVRWTLEGAPLYVYGDGLP, from the coding sequence ATGCAGCGGTTCGCCCACGCGATGCCGTTCGGCGCGGAGCTGCGCGCGGACGGTGCGGCCTTTCGCCTATGGGCACCGGGCCGGAAGGCCGCGCGCGTGATCGTCGACGGCGCCGAGCACGCGCTGACGGCGCGCGAGGACGGCTGGTTCGAGCGCGACGTCGCGGGCGTGCGCGCGGGTGCCCGGTACGCGTTCGCCTTCCCCGACGTCGGGCACCTGATCCCCGATCCGGCGGCGCGCTTCCAGCCCGACGGCGTGCACGCGCCGAGCGTGCTGATCGATCCCCACGCCTATTCGTGGCGCGAGCCGCGCTGGCGCGGCCGGCCCTGGCACGAGATCGTGCTCTACGAGCTGCACGTCGGGACCTTCACGGCGGCGGGGACCTATCACGCCGCGAGCGAGCGTCTCGACGAGCTGGTCGAGCTCGGCGTGACGGCAATCGAGCTGATGCCGCTCGCGCAGCCGGCCGGCGCGCGCAACTGGGGCTACGACGGCGTCTTGCCGTTCGCGCCGCAGGCGGCCTACGGCAGCCCCGACGAGCTCAAGGCGCTGATCGACGCCGCGCACGCGCACGGACTGTGCGTCTTCCTCGACGTCGTCTACAATCACTTCGGCCCCGAGGGGAACTACCTGCACGTCTACGCGCCGACGTTCTTCACCGAGCGGCACCACACGCCGTGGGGCGCCGCGATCGACGTCGACGGCGAGAGCGCCGCGACGGTCCGCGAGTTCTTCGTGCAGAACGCACTCTATTGGCTGCGCGAGTACCGCTTCGACGGCTTGCGGCTCGACGCGGTCCACGAGATCAAGGACGACTCGCCGCGACCGTTCCTCGACGAGCTGGCGGCGCGGGTCCATGCCGGCGTCGAGCCCGACCGGCACGTCCAGCTGGTGCTCGAGAACGACGCCAACGAAGCGCGCTTCCTCGACCGCTACGACGCGCAGTGGAACGACGACCTTCACCACGCGCTGCACGTCCTGGCGACCGGCGAGCACGACGGCTACTACCGCGACTACGCCCGCGCGCCCGCGCGCCACCTCGCGCGCGCGCTGGCCGAAGGCTTCGCGTACCAAGGCGAGTCCTCGGAGCATCGCGCCGGTGCGCCGCGCGGCGAGCCGAGCGCGCACCTGCCGACGACCGCCTTCGTCGACTTCGTGCAGAACCACGATCAGATCGGGAACCGCGCCTTCGGCGAGCGGCTCGACGCGCTCGCGCCGATCCCGGCGGTGCGCGCCGCCGGCGCGATCGTGCTGTTGGCACCGGCCGTCCCGCTGCTGTTCATGGGCGAAGAGTGGGCGGCCTCGACGCCCTTCCTGTTCTTCAGCGATTTCGGTCCCGAGCTCGGCGCGGCGGTTACCGAGGGACGCCGCCGCGAGTTCGCCGCCTGGCCGGCCTTCGCCGATCCGCAGGTCCGCGAGCGCATCCCCGATCCGCAAGACCCCGCGACGATGCGCGCCTCGGTGCTGCGCTGGGACGAGCGCAGCGAGCTCGTTCACGCCGCCGCGCTCGCGCACCATCGCGAGCTGCTCGACCTGCGCGCGCGCGCGATCGTGCCCCGCCTCGCGCTGGGCGCGGCGCACGGCGAGCACCACGAGGCGCTCGACGAGCGGACCGTACGCGTGCGCTGGCGCTTCGCGGACGGCACGCCGTTGGAGCTGACGGCGCGCATCGACGGCGCGCGTTCGGCCGTGCGCTGGACGCTCGAGGGCGCCCCGCTCTACGTCTACGGCGACGGGTTGCCGTGA